AAGAGCGGTTGACAAGACCTGCTCTGGAGACAACATCGGCCACTATTTCACGGATTTTTTCAATGAAGGTGTTAAATCCGGTGGCCATGTCCCCGATTTCATCCCGGCTCTGTACTTCCAGTTTACGGGTAAGATCCCCTTCGCCTTCCGCCACATCCTGCAGCATGCGGGTGGTTTTGCGGATAGGAATGGAAAGGGAGAGAGCCATGATATAGGCAAGCCCCATGAAGATGGCAAAAACCACAGCACCGATGATGACCATGAGGCGCATCATGGTTCTGAACCCTTCCATGACTTCACCGCGCTCAATCAGGCCCACAAGTTTCCACCCCAGTTCCGGATGGGTGTGAACTTCGGCCAGCCATGGGGCCTGGTCGATTTCAAGGGCTGTGCCGCCTGATGCAAGATTAGCAAAAACGTTCAGTGCCGGAATGCCGCTTTCCCTGATGTTTTTAAAGTTGGTTCCCGGGTGTCTCGGATTGGCAAGGATCACACCGTCCCCCTGAATCAGCATGACGTAGCCCGTTTCGCCGATGCGGCTGTTCTGGATCAGGCTGGTGAGGGCGAGGAGGCTGACATCCAGACCGGCAATGCCGCTGAGCTCATTGTTGTGGGAGCGTATGGCATGCATGACGCTGATGACGGGTTCTTTGGTCGTGGACATATAAGCATTGGAAATGCTGGGTCTGGTCGGGTCTCTCATGGCTTCCTGATACCAGGGGCGTGCCCTTGGATCGTAGCCCGCAGGCAGGCTTGAATTACCCGAAGATGTGAAGCCACCCCAGCGGGTGCCAAGGAAAACTTCCACAAAGTGGGGACTGCTGTTTTCAATGAGAGCAAAGAAGGTTCGTATGGTTTTTTCCAGATCCGAGAGTTCCAGATCCGTGGGGCTCAGGTCCCTTTGTGCATCTTTGTAGGTGGTGATTTCTTCATTGATGGTACGTACAGTGGGGTGCATGGCCTGCATGGCCACCGTATTCAGGGCGTTCTCCATGAAAATATCCATGGCTGACTGAATATGGGCCAGTTCCTTGGCCGCCGAGGCATGAAAGGCGGATACAGCTGATTGGCGCATCTGTATGCCAAGAAAGAAAAAAACAAGCAGGAGCGGAATCAGAATACTCATGGAAAAGGCAAACAGTAGTTTCTGACGGATGGAAAAACGCATAAGGCCTCCTTGGATGGTGCAAAGGCTTGGGAAATGCCGGGTGCGAAGGTATCATACCCGGACAGCCTGCCCGTAAAAAACAGATGAGTGCTGTTATGAGGATGTATGGAAAGAATGGCTGTGGACTTGTATGTATTATCGTATATTACGGAAAACGAATCAAGTAAAAAGACAGGCGCTTATCAGATATTCGGGTAGGGGCTTCCGGTCATGGAGTGGAACCGGAAGCATGCCGGGATGCTCCATTCAGGCAGAGGCCTGAAAAAGGGCCAGTCTCTGAATGAAGGTATCGGGAATACGAATGGCTTTGAATTCTGGTCCGATACATACCAGGGTGAATTCGGCCCTGTTGCATAACTGTACTGTCCCGTTGACGTCTTTTGTCATTTCCTGAACAACGCAGAGGCTTCGGTTCCGGATCCAGGCAATGCGGGTGCGGATGATTGCTGTTTCAAGGTAGCGGATGGGTCTTTTGAACTGAATATGGGTATCGGCAACGGCCAGATGATAATTTTTTTCCATAATTTCTCTGTAGCTGCAGTCCGCGGCATCGAGATAATGATCCCTTGCTTCGTGATACAGGTCCAGATAGCGGCTGTGATAGATAACATTGCCGAGATCTACCATGTGCATGGGGATACGGATGGATACTTCATGGGGAAAGGCTGGGGCAAACTCCTGCATGCAAAACACTTTCTGAGGGAAAAAGGATAAGGGAAAAGGGGGCCGTGGCCCCCGGATGGACGGTGTATCAGGCAGTCTGGTGAGATGCTCAGCGAAGACTGCGGATAACGGTTCTCATGAATGCCGGAAGATCGTCAGGGGTCCGGCTGGTGATGAGATTGCCATCCACACAGACCTCCTGATCGACCCAGGTGGCACCGGCATGTTCCAGATCATCCCGGATGGCAAAGAATGAGGTTACGGTTCTCCCCGTGAGAATTTTGGCCGAAGCCAGCATCCAGCCGCCATGGCAGATGGCGGCAATCATTTTTCTGCGGGCATTCAGTTCGGTCACAAGGGCTACCATTTCTTTGGATCGGCGCATGAAATCCGGAGCAAAGCCGCCGGGGATGACCACTCCATCTATTTTGGAGATGTCCACGGAGGCCGCATCCCTGTCCACGCCGGTTACGGTACCGGCCTTGCCTGTGTAGGTGCGGGCTGTACCGGTACCCACGACAATCACCTTCACTTCCGCTTCCAGAAGCCTGTAGAAGGGGTACCAGAATTCCTGATCATTGAACTGTTGTTCCACAAGAAGCAAAACGGTGCGTCCATGAAGTTCCATTGAAAAACCTCCTCTCAAGTAATCGGGTTGCCAAAGGGCTGTTCTGTAAAGGGAAGAGTTCCTGTATCCCGGCCATCTGTGTTTGTGAGGGCATCAGGCTGAAGCATTGAACCAGCACCGGGTGATGGCGTCTTCATAATGAATCAGCAGCTTCAGATAGTCCTGTTCAAGGGAGATCATATCCAGGTCCTGTTTTCTCAGCCATTCCGAAAGCCAGCAGAAACGGATGGCAACCACCATGGGAAAGAGGGCCTGTAAACCCGCAGAGGAGAGAAGCCCGGAGGCGTTGACACCTCTGATGGCCTGAAGAGCAAAATCTTCCTGCAGGGCCACGGGATCCTCGCTGCCAAGGCACCCCAGAAGATTGGCCAGATCATGAATTTCCGGCTTGGAACCGCAGAATTCCCAGTCAATGATGTATAAGAGCTCTTTTTTTTCAAAAAGAGCATTTACGGGATGCAGATCACCGTGGCAGAGCTTTACGGGAATATGAGGCATAAGGGGCGTAAGGGCATGAATAACCCATTTCTGAATACCCAGCAGATTCTGGTAGAGGGAGGGTTCCCGCCTTTGCAGAACTTCCATGAGAGCCCGGATATAGTCGATAATATCGAAAAAAGGCGTCCGAAAACCGGTCTGGCTGCCTTTTTCAAGAAGATGGCATATAAAAGCGGCGAAAAACCGGCCTCTCCAGCCGTCTTTCGTATATTCCGGCCTTGGCAAGTTTTCCCCTTGGATATAGGGTGTCAGCTGATAAAAATACCCCTTTTGTTTCATGAGGTATTTCCCTTCCCCATCTTGTAAGGGGGGTAGAATCCATGGCATTTTCTGTTCTTGCAGCTGGAACAGAAGGCGGGCAATGCGGTTTTTTACAGGGGCCTGATTCGGAGAAAAACGTTCCAGCACAAACAGTCCTTTTTCCGTACGTATGGCCATACGTCCCTGACTGCGCTCCGGACTTCCCGCCAGGGGTATTTCCGGTACCGGTTCAGAGGCACCCAGGCCCATCCGGAGGGTCAGCTCCCTTGCCATAGCCCTGTCAATGGGATGGATGGATGGTGTCATTGTGTCCATGAGGTTGACTTGGCTTTCGTTCTTTTATACTTTTCTTTTCTTTCAGGCACTGCCTGAAGCTTTTATCACAGCCGTCTCCGTGTTGAAAGGGAAAGGACGTTCAACAGGTAAAGACGCTGTGCCTATGCATGAATAAGGATGTGAGATGATGCAGCTCCTCATGAAAATCGGTCGCAATGATCCCTGTCCCTGTGGTTCCGGCAGGAAATATAAAAAGTGCTGTGCAGGCAGCAAGGAACCCCTGAAGGTGAATATGAAGGATTATTATCTCAGAAATTATGATATTCACCTGAAAACACCGGAGCAGATAGAAGGAATCCGCAGGGCGGGGCGTCTGGTGATGGAGACCCATGGACTTGTGGCAGAAAGCCTGAAGCCGGGTATGACCACAGATGAGATTAATGACATCGTTCACCGGCATACCCTGAAAAACGGAGGCATACCCGCTCCCCTGAATTATCGTGGATTCCCTAAAAGTGTCTGTGTTTCTCCCAATGAAATTATCTGCCATGGGATTCCCGGAGAAAGGGTGCTTGTGGACGGGGATATTGTG
The sequence above is drawn from the Desulfobotulus pelophilus genome and encodes:
- a CDS encoding methyl-accepting chemotaxis protein; the protein is MRFSIRQKLLFAFSMSILIPLLLVFFFLGIQMRQSAVSAFHASAAKELAHIQSAMDIFMENALNTVAMQAMHPTVRTINEEITTYKDAQRDLSPTDLELSDLEKTIRTFFALIENSSPHFVEVFLGTRWGGFTSSGNSSLPAGYDPRARPWYQEAMRDPTRPSISNAYMSTTKEPVISVMHAIRSHNNELSGIAGLDVSLLALTSLIQNSRIGETGYVMLIQGDGVILANPRHPGTNFKNIRESGIPALNVFANLASGGTALEIDQAPWLAEVHTHPELGWKLVGLIERGEVMEGFRTMMRLMVIIGAVVFAIFMGLAYIMALSLSIPIRKTTRMLQDVAEGEGDLTRKLEVQSRDEIGDMATGFNTFIEKIREIVADVVSRAGLVNRSSGKLMDIAGSMDIKVEETAQRAQTVASAVQEINTGFSAVAAAMEEANQNTNMVATASEEMSATIAEIARNTESARNVAEQAVKEARNATRSMDLLGEAAEAIGKVTATISEISEQTNLLALNATIEAARAGESGKGFAVVANEIKELAKQTASATEDIKKRISDIQGSTHNTIGQIRTIDKTIIEINEIIATIATAIEEQSAATREIADNVSQASQGLQEVTTNVAQSSTVINQITKDVGEVSSAAVEMKQSSREVASNAQDLRQLAEELQSLLSRFRT
- a CDS encoding acyl-CoA thioesterase, whose product is MQEFAPAFPHEVSIRIPMHMVDLGNVIYHSRYLDLYHEARDHYLDAADCSYREIMEKNYHLAVADTHIQFKRPIRYLETAIIRTRIAWIRNRSLCVVQEMTKDVNGTVQLCNRAEFTLVCIGPEFKAIRIPDTFIQRLALFQASA
- a CDS encoding type 1 glutamine amidotransferase domain-containing protein; its protein translation is MELHGRTVLLLVEQQFNDQEFWYPFYRLLEAEVKVIVVGTGTARTYTGKAGTVTGVDRDAASVDISKIDGVVIPGGFAPDFMRRSKEMVALVTELNARRKMIAAICHGGWMLASAKILTGRTVTSFFAIRDDLEHAGATWVDQEVCVDGNLITSRTPDDLPAFMRTVIRSLR
- a CDS encoding phosphotransferase enzyme family protein; protein product: MTPSIHPIDRAMARELTLRMGLGASEPVPEIPLAGSPERSQGRMAIRTEKGLFVLERFSPNQAPVKNRIARLLFQLQEQKMPWILPPLQDGEGKYLMKQKGYFYQLTPYIQGENLPRPEYTKDGWRGRFFAAFICHLLEKGSQTGFRTPFFDIIDYIRALMEVLQRREPSLYQNLLGIQKWVIHALTPLMPHIPVKLCHGDLHPVNALFEKKELLYIIDWEFCGSKPEIHDLANLLGCLGSEDPVALQEDFALQAIRGVNASGLLSSAGLQALFPMVVAIRFCWLSEWLRKQDLDMISLEQDYLKLLIHYEDAITRCWFNASA